A stretch of DNA from Catenulispora acidiphila DSM 44928:
CCGCCTGATCTACGACTTCCTGACGAACTACGACGCCTCCGACGACCACGCGATCGGCGCCCTGGCCACCTCCTGGACCACCTCGACGGACAAGCTGACCTGGACCTTCACCTTCCGCGACGGAATGAAGTGGTCCGACGGCCAGCCGGTCACCGCCGCCGACGCGGCCTTCACCTACAACCTGATGATGACCAACGACGACGCGGCCACCGCGAACGGCAACTTCGTCACCAACTTCGCCAAGGTCACCGCGACCGGCAACCAGCTGGTCATCACCTTGAAGCAGCCGCAGTCCACGATGCTCGCGCTGGACATCCCGATCGTGCCGCAGCACGTCTGGGCCTCGCACGTCGCCGACATCGCCACGTTCAACAACGACGCCCAGTTCCCGGTCGTGGGCGACGGGCCGTTCATCCTCACCGGCTACCAGAAGGACCAGTACCTCACCCTGGACGCCAACCCGAACTACTGGCGCGGCAAGCCCGGCTTCGACCACCTGGTGTTCAAGTTCTTCAAGGACGCCGACGCCGAGGTGGAGGCGCTGAAGAAGGGCGAGGTCGACTTCGTCAGCGGCCTGACCCCGGCGCAGTACGACGCGCTGAAGGGCCAGTCGGGCATCGCCACCAACAACGCGCAGGGCAAGCGGTTCTACGCCCTGGCGATGAACCCCGGCGCGACCACCACCACCGGGCAGGCGTTCGGCGACGGCAGCCCGGCGCTGCAGAACCAGCAGTTCCGCCAGGCGCTGATGTACGCGATCGACACCAAGACGCTGGTCGCCAAGACCCTCGGCGGCTACGGCACGGTCGGCAGCGGCTACATCGCCCCGATCTTCGCCGCCTACCACTGGGCTCCGGACCCGGCCACCGCCTACACCTACGACCCGGCCAAGGCGAACCAGATGCTGGACGCCGCCGGGTTCAAGAAGGGCTCGGACGGCATGCGCACGCTGCCCGACGGCAAGCCGCTGAAGCTGCGCCTGATGGGCGAGACCAACCGGGCCGACGACACCCAGAACGTCGCCTACGTCGCCGACTGGCTCAAGGCCGTCGGGATCGCCACCACCACCACGGTCGTGGACCAGGGCAAGCTCGCCGACACCGAGACCGCCGGCACGTTCGACCTGGCCTTCGACAGCTGGGGGGAGAACCCGGACCCGGACGCCGTGCTGTCGATCCAGAAGTGCGACGGCCGGCCCGCCGCGCAGGGCAAGAACTTCAACGGCGACGACTTCATCTGCGACCAGGACTACGACGCCCTGTACCAGAAGCAGATCACCGAGTACGACCCGGCCGCGCGCGCCGCCGACGTCAAGCAGATGGAGCAGAAGCTCTACACCGACGCCTACATCAACGTCCTGTATTACGGGAACGTGCTGGAGGCCTACCGCTCCGACGTCATCGGCTCCATGGACAAGCAGCCGCAGCCCAACGGCCTGTACTGGGGTCAGGACGGCTACTGGTCCCTGTGGTCGGCCAAGCCCGTGGCCGCCTCCTCCTCGTCGTCCTCGTCGAGCTCGAACACCGGTCTGATAGTCGGCATCGTGATCGCGATCGTGGTGGTCGGCGGCGGCGGTGCCCTGCTCCTGACCCGCCGGCGCCGCGGCACCACCGCCGACGAACGCGAGTAGCGCGACGTGTCGATCACCGTCTCCACCCTGCCGGACGCCGCGGTTCCGCCCCCTTCCCCGGGGGCGGCCGCGGCGGCCCGGCGGCGCGCGCCCGTCATCCCCCTGCGCTACGTCCTCGGCCGCCTGATCGGCGCCGCGGTGAGCATGCTGGCCGTGGTGTTCACCAGCTTCTTCCTGTTCCGCGTCGTGCCCGGCGACCCGGTCCGGGCGCTGACCGGGGGGCATCCGGTCAGCGCCGCCCAGATGGCCACGCTGCGCCACCAGTTCGGCATCGACAAGCCGCTGATCGCGCAGTTCGGCGACTACGCCGGGCGCGTGGTGCGCGGCGACCTGGGCACGTCCTACCAGTACAAGAGGCCGGTCAGCGGTCTGATCGGCAGCCATGTGTGGGCCACGGTCTACCTGGTCGGCACCGCGACGCTGATCGCGGCGCTGCTGGGACTGCGGATCGGCGTGCGCTCGGCCTGGAAGCACGGCAGCCGCTCGGACCGCGCGAGCACCGGCATCGCGCTGGTGCTGTGGTCGATGCCGACGTTCTGGCTGGCGCTGATCCTGATCGTGGTGTTCGGCGTCGGTTTCGGCCCGATCCCCGGGCTGTTCCCGACCGGCGGCATGAACTCCCCGGACGTGCACGGGTTGTTCCCGGTGATCTGGGACCATCTGCGCCATCTGGTGCTGCCGTGCCTGACGCTGGTCGCGGTGGTCTACGCGCAATACCTGCTGACCATGCGGGCCACGCTGCTGGAGGAGGTCGGTGCGGACTACCTCACCACCGCGCGTGCCAAGGGTCTGCGGGAGGACGACGTGCGCCGCAAGCACGCCGTACCGAACGCGATGCTGCCGGCGGTCACGCTGGTGTTCCTGAACCTGGGCACCGCGGTGTCCGGCTCGATCCTGACCGAGACCGTCTTCTCCTGGCCCGGTCTGGGGTCGCTGTTCTACGAGGCGCTGACCGTGCCGGACCTGCCGCTGCTGGAAGGGCTGTTCATCTTCTTCGCGGCGGCGGTGATCGTGATGAACCTGCTGGCCGAACTGCTCTACCCGATCCTCGACCCGAGAGTGCGGACCTCGTGATAGCCGACTTCCGCCGCCGGCGCGCCGGAGTGGCGGGCCTGGCCTTCTTGGTGCTGATCGCCATCGTGGCGCTGGCGGCGCCGTTGTTCATCTCCTCGAAGGACATGTCCGCGGTGTACGCGCCGGGCACGCCCCGGCAGGCGCCGTCGAGCCACTTCCTGCTCGGCACCGACGCCTACGGCCGCTCGATGGTGGCCGTGACGATCTGGGGCGCGCGGATCTCGCTGACCGTGGGCCTGCTGGCCACGCTGCTGGCGGTCGGGATCGGCGCGCTGGTCGGGGTCGCCGCCGGGCACTTCGGCGGCTGGCTCGACACGGTGCTGATGCGCGTCACCGACTGGTTCCTGGTGCTGCCGGTGCTGGTGCTGGCCACGGCGCTGGCCGCGGTGCTCACCCCGGGCGTGGGGACGGTGGTGGTCGCGATCGGCGTGACCGCGTGGCCGACGACCGCGCGCGTGGTGCGGGCGCAGACGCTGTCGGTGGAGTCCCGGCCCTACATCGAGCGCGCCAAAGCCCTCGGCGGCGGGCACTGGCACGTCATGCGCCGGCACATCCTGCCGAACGTCATGCCTCTGATGCTGGCTCAGGCCACGCTGACGGTCTCCGCGGCGATCCTCACCGAGGCGACGCTGGCCTTCCTGGGCCTGAGCGACCCCACGAAGGTGTCCTGGGGCACGACGCTGCAACTGGCGCGGGCCGTCGGCGCGGTCAGCGCCGGCGACTGGTGGATCCTGCTGCCGCCGGGCTTCGCGATCGTCGTGGTGGCGCTCGCCTTCACCCTCGTCGGCCGGGCACTGGAGCAGGTGCTGAATCCGCGGCTTCAGGAGCAGACGTGACACAGACAGTTCAGGACGGCGCCTTGGAGAACGAGGCGCCGGGCCACGACGTGCTGCGGTTGGAAGGCCTGCACGTCTCCTACAAGACGGCGGCCGGACCGGTGCCGGCGGTGCGGGGCGTGGACCTCGCGCTGCCCGCCGGCGGGCGCCTCGGCCTGGCCGGGGAGTCCGGCTGCGGCAAGTCCACGCTGGCCGGGGCGGTGTTGCGGCTGCTGCCGAAATCGGCGCGGGTGACCGGCAGGATCCTGCTGGACGGCGAGGACGTGCAGACCATGACCTGGGGTCGGCTGCGCGCCGTGCGCTGGGCGCAGGCCTCGATCGTGTTCCAGGGCGCGATGCACTCGCTGAACCCGGTGCGGCGCGTCGGGGACCAGATCGCCGAGCCGATCCTGTTGCACGACAAGAAGGTCAGCCGCGCCGCCGCCGACCGGCGGGTCGCGACACTGCTGGATCAGGTGGGACTGGTCGCGGCGCGCGCCGCGGCGTATCCGCACGAGCTGTCCGGCGGGCAGCGGCAGCGGGTGATGATCGCGATGGCGCTGGCCTGCTCGCCGCGGCTGATCGTGGCCGACGAGCCGACCACGGCGCTGGACGTGATGATCCAGGCGCAGATCCTGCGGCTGATCGGGGAACTGGTCAGCGAGCACGGGATCAGCCTGCTGATGATCAGCCACGATCTGGCGGTGCTGGCAGAGCACTGCGATCGGCTGGCGGTGATGTATGCCGGGCGCATCGTCGAGGAGGGTCCGGCCGACCGCGTGTTCGCTGACGCGCGCCATCCCTATGGCCGCGCGCTGGCCGATGCGTTCCCGCGTATCGGCGATGCTGCTTCGCGGCGCGGGCCGCGCGGGCTGCCGGGCGATCCGCCGGATCCGGCGCATCTGCCGGAGGGCTGCACGTTCGCGCCGCGCTGTCCGATCACCGCCGAGGAGTGCTTGACGGCGGAGCCGCCGCTGATCGCTGCCGGGGATGGACGGACGGCGGCGTGTGTGCGGATGGATGTTCTGCGGGAGGGATCGTGAGCCCGGAGGTGGGGATGGAAGACACCGTGGGAGCTGTGGAGGCGCCGGTATCAGTGCTCGATGACAGCGCGGCGCCGGTGCTGTCCGTGCGCGATCTCTATGTCACCTTCCGGTCCCGGCACGGCCGGGGGCGCGCACGGGCTGTCGACGGCGTCGATCTGGATATCGCGCCGGGTGAGATCGTCGCGCTGGTCGGGGAATCCGGGTGCGGGAAGTCCACGTTGGCGCGGGCGCTGACCGGTCTGGTCGTGCCGACTGCGGGGCGGGTGCTGCACGATGGGGCGCCGGTGTCGTACAAGTCGCGGGCGCTGAAGGCTTATCGGCGTGGGGTGCAGCTGGTGCTCCAGGACCCGACCGGCGCGCTCAATCCGCGCCGCACGGTCTACGAAGCGGTGGCCGAAGGCTTACAGATCCACGGTAAATCGGCGCTCGGCGCCTTCCCCGACGAGAAGTCGAAGGTCGCCGACGCGTTGTCGCGCGCCGGTCTGCGTCCGCCGGAGCGCTTCTTCGACCTGCATCCGCATCAGCTTTCCGGCGGTCAGCGGCAGCGTGTGGTGATCGCCGGAGCTTTGGTGCTGGATCCGCAGGTGTTGGTCGCCGATGAGCCGGTCGCCTCGCTGGATGCCTCGGTGCGCGGCGAGATCCTGAAGCTGATGCTCGATCTGCGGGTGAGTACCGGGCTCTCGGCGCTGGTCGTCACCCACGATTTGGGGCTCGCCTGGAACATCGCCGATCGGGTCGCGGTGATGTATCTGGGGCGGATCGTGGAGACCGGGACGGTCGAGGAGGTCCTGACCGATCCTCAGCACCCGTATACCAAGGCTCTGCTATCGGTGGTCGCGGAGTCTGGCGAGGATCCGGTGATCCTGACCGGCGAGACCCCCGACTCCGCCGCGATTCCCGGTGGCTGCCGCTTCCATCCGCGGTGCCCGCTCGTGGCGTCCGGTGCGGCCGAGCGGCTCGGGGTGGTGCGGCAGTGCCGGGAGGTCGACCCGGCGCCGCTGCCCTCGTCGGGGCGGCACGCCGCCTGTCACGCCGCGGCGCTGTCGGGGGCTTCCGAGGAGGTGTAGCGCCGTGTGGGGCCGGTGGGGTCGCCGAGGCGGTCCCACCGGCCCGGAGCTGCCCGTAACCGGTCCCGGACCTGGCCGGAACCGTTCTCAGGCTCCGGTCGGCATGCCACACTGTGTCAGGCACCGACCACCACCGGACTTCACCGTCCATGCCAGGAGGACCCATGCCGTCCGCTTCCGCCGCCGCCCCGGCTCCGACTCCGGCCGCGCCGGACCGTACCCGGACCGGGGTCGTGCTCGGTGTGGAGGCGGGCTCGACGCTGGTGGAGGCGGTGGTCGCCACGGTCGAGGGCGAGGTGATCGGGCGCGGCCGCTCGGCGCTGGCGAACCCGACCGCGCTGCCGATCCCGGACGTCGTGGCGCATCTGAGCGACGCGGTGCGGCAGGCCCTGGGCGCCGTGGCGCCGGCGTCGGTGGCCGGCGTGGTCGTGGGCGCGGCGGGCATCCTGCGCTACTCCCGCGGCTCCAGCGCCGAGGCCCTGGCCAAGACCTGGGTGGACGCCGGCCTGACCTGCCCGGTCTCGGTGGTCGCCGACGCGGTGACGGCCTTCGCCGCCGGCACCCCCCGCCCCAGCGGCTCGGTCCTGATCGCCGGCGTCGGCTCGATAGCCGCCCGCGTCGAGGGCGAGGAGGTCACCGCCCGCATCGACGGCAACGGCTGGCTCGTCGGCGACGACGGCTCCGGCTTCTGGATCGGCCGCCAAGCCGTCCGCGCGGTCTTCGCCGCCCTCGACGGCCGCGGCGAGCCGACCCTGCTGGTCCCGGCCGTCCTGGCCACCGTCACCGGCGACGACGTGGTCCCCCAGTCCGCCGAGGAGCAGATCGCAGCCCTGCGCGACGCGGTCTACGACGGCCCGCCGATCGCCCTGGCAGCCCTGGCACCCCTGGTGTCGGCAGCGGCATCAGCCGGCGACCGCGTAGCCCAACGCATCGTGGACCGCGCAGTCAGCCTCCTGATGGCCACCGCCACCGCCCTCACCGACGACACCCCCGACGAACCCCTGGTCCTGGCCGGCTCCCTGCTGACCGCCCCCGGCCCCATCGGCGCCGAAGTCCAACGCCGCCTCGCCGACCACCACGGCGACACCCCCCTGATCGCCGCCCCCGGCGCCGTCGGCGCCGCCTGGCTCGCCGCCCGCGTCCTGGACCCGGACATCGACGCCGCGGTGCACGAGCGGCTGGCCGCGCGCGCGGGATGCGCTGAGGAGTAGGGCGATCGCTCATGGCTTGTGGGTGGGTGGAGTGGCGCGGCATTCACACATCAGTCAGTAGCGCCCCAAAATCAAGAAGCCTGTGCTGATGCGGTAAAGCACACCCGATGAGCCCGCACGCCGTCTCGCCTCGTCGCAGTTGCCTGTCGCACGCTGCCTGACCTGGCCGTCTTTCCCTGCTCGCCGGCTGCCATTTGTTCGGCGCCACAGCTGTACACCCAGAATCCACATCAACCCAGACAGTGCTGTGCGACCCGCCCGGCATCGGCCTCCGTCGTCGGCGGGCGCCGCGCTCTACCTGCCGGTCAGCTGGCTCGACGCCGAGTGGCCCGGATGCTCGGCGGTCGGATTGGGAGCCTGCGATGGCGTTGAGTTGTGGGGTTTAGTCTGGCAAGATCCCACATGACGCCACAGGGGTGGTGGGTGATCGGGAGGTGGCGGCATTCATGGCGGACCCGTGCGTGGTGGGGCTCGACGTCGGGGGTTCGCAGTCGCGGGCCGTGCTGGCCACCGCCGGGGGGCGCACGCTGGGGACCGGGCGGGCCGGGGGCGGGAATCCGACCGTGCTGGGCGCCGAGGCGGCGGTGGCGAACATCGTCGCGGCGTTGAAGGGTGCGCTCGGCGAGGTGCCCGGGGAGCGGGTCGAGGCGTGTGTCGTCGGGCTCGCCGGTGTCAGTACGCTGATGGCCGATCCCAAGGCGCCGCACGTCCTGGAGCGCGCCTGGGCCGACGCCGGGCTGGTCTGCCGGGTGCGGATCGTGTCCGACGTGACCGTCTCCTTCGCCGCCGGGACCCCCTCCCCCGACGGCGCGCTGCTGGTCTCCGGCACCGGCGCGGTCGCCGCGCGCATGCACGACCGCCTGCCGGCCCGCTTCCGCGACGGCTACGGCTGGCTCCTCGGCGACGAGGGATCCGGCTTCTGGATCGGACGCCAGGCCGCGCGCGCCGCCATCGCCGCCGCCGACGGCCGCCGCCCGATGGCCGCCCTCGCGACGGCGGTGCTGGCGCGGCTGGTGGATCAGGACTCGGTGTATCGGGAGCCGGCGCATCAGGACCCCGCCGATCAGGACTCTGAGTCGATCATGACCCCTGACCTGCCCGCCGGTACTACGCCCGATCGTAGCGCCGGCCCTGATCCCCGCTCCCGCGCCAACGCCACCCATCCCGCCAATCCCACCGACCCGATCAATCCGACCGACCCCACCGACGCGACAACCCACGCCACCCCAACCGCCGCGCACCCGTCAGCCCGCGTTCGTCCCGCCGCCACCGGCACGCTCCCGCTCGCCGCCAGCATCGGCGAGGGCTTCACGCTGCGCGGCCGCCGGCGGGCCGCCGAGCTGGTCCGCGCCGTCGCGGCGCAGCCGGCGGCGCTGGCGAGCCTCGCGCCGCTGGTGATGAGCGCGTACGAGCTCGGCGACCCGGCCGCGGTGCGCATCGTCGCCGAGGCGGCCGAGGCACTGGTGGAGAGCCTGGCCGGGGTGGCGCCCGCGCCCGGGGAGCCGGTGGTCCTGGGCGGCTCGGTGCTGGCCAGCCGCTCGCCGGTGTTCCGGGCGGTGGCCGCGGCCGTCGGCCGGCGCTGGCCGGACTCGCCGGTCGGGCTGGCCGCCGACGGCGCCGCCGGCGCCGCCTGGCTCGCCGCGCGGCAGCTGCTGGGCGGCGAACGGGCCGCGGCCGGACACGCGGTGTTCATCGGCGAGAACCATGAGTTCGCAGAATTCTCATAAACAGTCGTTGACTGTTGTTGTTTTCCCGCTACATTGACTCATGCCGACGGCGGCGAAACTTGGGCGCGTGACAGCACACTGACACCCGCCCACCGCCGACGGCACAGGACGCCGGGCGCCTTCGGGCGTTCGCGCTCCGGTGTCCCCAGCGTTGCTCCACCATCAGGTCTCACCCCACAGGAGAGCTCAATGGTCCAGATCTCGTCGCCCGGCCCGCAGCACACTGCCCGCCGCACCCGGCGCACCCTCACCGCGCTCGCCATCGGCGCCCTGGCCGCCACCGCGGCCCTCGTGCCGTCGATGGCCCAGGCCGCCGGCGACCCCCATGGCGACGACGTGTCCTCCCACCAGGGCAACGTGAACTGGTCGGCGACCAAGGCCGCCGGCGCCCAGTTCTCGTACTCGAAGGCGACCGAGGGCACGTACTACACCAACCCGTACTTCGCCCAGCAGTACAACGGCGCCTACAGCGCCGGCCTGATCCGCGGCGCGTACACCTTCGCGATCCCGAACGGCTCCACCGGCGCGGCGCAGGCCGACTACTTCGTCGCGCACGGCGGCGGCTGGTCCAAGGACGGCAAGACCCTGCCGGGCGCGCTGGACATCGAGTACAACCCCTACGGCGCCGAGTGCTACGGCCTGAGCCAGAGCTCGATGGTCAGCTGGGTGCACTCGTTCGTCAACGAGTACCACGCCAAGACCAGCCGCTGGGCCGTCATCTACACCACCACCGACTGGTGGAAGACCTGCACCGGCAACTCCAGCGCCTTCGCCGCCAACGACCCGCTGTGGATCGCCAACTACAACGGCTCGGCGGGCACCCTGCCGGCCGGCTGGGGCTTCTACACGATCTGGCAGTACGCGGACTCCGGCGCGATGGCCGGCGACCAGGACGTCTTCAACGGCGACTACAGCCGCGTCCAGGCGCTGGCCAACGGCTAAGGCCTCGGATTCCCCATGTCCGCCCCAGGAATCCGGTCCGCGCGCACCGCGCGCCGCCTGACCGCAGCCGCTCTCGCGCTGGCCACCGCCGGCGCGGTGCTCGGCCCGGCAGCCGGCGGCCAGGCCGCGACGTCCGACGCCGCACCCGGCGCCCCGGTCGTCCACGCCGACCCGCACCCCGGCTACGCGCGGACCGTCTCGGGCACGCTGGTCAAGGTCGACACCACCCGGCACACCACGCCGGTGCACCCCACGGTGGCGACCCACCCGCAGCTCGACCACATGGGTTCCACGATCCCGGCCCACGAGCCGTCCGCACGCTCCGCCGTGCGGCCGGCCGTGGCGCCGAACTCGGTGCCGCAGCTCCCGGGCATCGACATCAGCGCCTACCAGGGCACCCTGAACTGGGCGAGCATCGCGCCCAACATCGACTTCGTCTACGCGAAGGCGAGCGAGGGCACGTACTACACCAACCCCGACTTCTACAACCAATATGTCGGGCCCTACGACCAGGGGCTGATCCGCGGCTCCTACCACTTCGCGAATCCCAACGACTCCGGTGGCGCGACGCAGGCCGACTACTTCGTCGACAACGGCGGCGGCTGGTCCTCCGACGGCCTCACCCTGCCGGGGATGCTCGACATCGAGTACAACCCCTACGGCTCCGAGTGCTACGGCCTGAACAGGTCGCAGATGACGAGCTGGATCTGGGACTTCGTGAACGAGTACGCCGCGCGCACGGGCGTCTATCCGGTGATCTACTCGACCACCGACTGGTGGAACACCTGCACCAGCGGCGACCCGGGCTTCGCGAACTACGACCCGCTGTTCATCGCGAACTACGCGGCCTCCGGCGGCGGCCCGCTGCCTCCGGGCTGGGGCTACTACACCTTCTGGCAGTACGCGGACTCCGGGTCCGAACCCGGCGACCAGGACGTGTTCAACGGTCCCTACAGCCAGTTGCAGGTCCTGGCCAGGAACGGCTGAGACATCCGCAGCGCCTGAACGACCAGTCCCCGCCTCCACCCCCCGGAGGCGGGGACTTTCGTCGTGTCCTGACAGACCGGCAAAGCCGGCGAGGAGCCTTACCGCGTCACGGCCGCCAGACCGGCGGCGCTGGCCGGGATCCCGCTGGTGACGACGCTCGACGCGTGCGGCGTCCCGTCGGCGCCCAGCGCCACGTCGTCGATCAGACCCTGCTTGGTGTCCAGGATCCACAGCGCGCCGCCGGAGACGGTCGCGTCGCCGACGTGGCCGCCGGGGGAAACAGCGGTCGCGTCAAGCAGACGCAGCGAGCCGTCGGACCCGACCGCGTAGGTGGACACGGTGCCGGATCCGGCGTTCTCGACGTAGGCGGTCCGGCCGTCGGGACCGACGGTGACCCAGCACGCCGCGGTCTGGCCGTCGGGCAGCGCCGCGGTGGTCGTGCGCAGCGCGCCGTGCCGCACCTGGTAGCCGCTGGCCGAGCTGCCGCCGGCGCCGGGTCCGACGTTCGACACCACGGCGGTCCCGTTGCGCCCGAAGGCGAAACCGAACGGCGTCTGGCCCGCCGACGCGCTCCCCGAAGCGGCGCCCGGGATGCCGAAGTAGTCCAGCGCGAACACGTCGAGCGTGCTGGAGCCCTTCTCGGTCACCAGCAGCGCGCTGCCGTCCGGCGTCACGGCCACCTCCGCCGCCCCCGACGTGCCCGCCGACAGCGGGCGCTGGGCGACCTGGGCCAGGGTGCTGCCGAAGCGCCAGTAGGCGGTGACAGTGTTCTGACCCAGGACGTAGACGTCGTTGCCGTGGACGGCGACGCTGAGCGGGCCCGTGCCGGTCCGATAGGTCCCCAGCAGCTTCAGGGCGCCCGAGGAGGCGACGGAGAACTCTGAGACGCTGTCGGAGCCGGCGTTGACGGCGAACAGCGTGCGGCCGCCGTCGGCGATCGTCACAGCACCCTGCGATCCCAGCCCGGCGCCGTCGCCGGTGCCGCCGGTGGCGTAGCGGCCGGCCGCGGTGCCGTCGCCGTGGAAGGCCAGGACCTCGTTGCCGGCGGCGGCATCGGTCTCGGTGTAGACGGTGGTGCGCGCGGCGCCCGCCGCGCGGCTCGTGGCCGCCTGGGCCGCCGGGCCGGTCACGGCGACCGCGCCGAAGGTCCCGGCGACGACTCCGACGATGGACAGTGCGTTCTTGGTCTTCACACTGATCCCCTCCTGAAAGCTTGTTCGGTCTGGCTGACAGGAGGGCAGTGCCCGCGGACGGCCGATCCGTTACGGCCGGATCGGCCATCGATTCCTTACGGAATTCGAACGCGCGGCTTCATGATGCGCAGGGGTGGCATCCAAGCGCATCTTCGCTGGTAGCAGACGCAGCGCCGCCGCGCTATCGGGCGTGCTCCGGGCCGTGCTTTTGCTCGCTACTCTGTTCTCTTCTGCGATCACCACCGGGTGCG
This window harbors:
- a CDS encoding ABC transporter ATP-binding protein, giving the protein MLRLEGLHVSYKTAAGPVPAVRGVDLALPAGGRLGLAGESGCGKSTLAGAVLRLLPKSARVTGRILLDGEDVQTMTWGRLRAVRWAQASIVFQGAMHSLNPVRRVGDQIAEPILLHDKKVSRAAADRRVATLLDQVGLVAARAAAYPHELSGGQRQRVMIAMALACSPRLIVADEPTTALDVMIQAQILRLIGELVSEHGISLLMISHDLAVLAEHCDRLAVMYAGRIVEEGPADRVFADARHPYGRALADAFPRIGDAASRRGPRGLPGDPPDPAHLPEGCTFAPRCPITAEECLTAEPPLIAAGDGRTAACVRMDVLREGS
- a CDS encoding ABC transporter ATP-binding protein, whose amino-acid sequence is MEDTVGAVEAPVSVLDDSAAPVLSVRDLYVTFRSRHGRGRARAVDGVDLDIAPGEIVALVGESGCGKSTLARALTGLVVPTAGRVLHDGAPVSYKSRALKAYRRGVQLVLQDPTGALNPRRTVYEAVAEGLQIHGKSALGAFPDEKSKVADALSRAGLRPPERFFDLHPHQLSGGQRQRVVIAGALVLDPQVLVADEPVASLDASVRGEILKLMLDLRVSTGLSALVVTHDLGLAWNIADRVAVMYLGRIVETGTVEEVLTDPQHPYTKALLSVVAESGEDPVILTGETPDSAAIPGGCRFHPRCPLVASGAAERLGVVRQCREVDPAPLPSSGRHAACHAAALSGASEEV
- a CDS encoding lysozyme, yielding MVQISSPGPQHTARRTRRTLTALAIGALAATAALVPSMAQAAGDPHGDDVSSHQGNVNWSATKAAGAQFSYSKATEGTYYTNPYFAQQYNGAYSAGLIRGAYTFAIPNGSTGAAQADYFVAHGGGWSKDGKTLPGALDIEYNPYGAECYGLSQSSMVSWVHSFVNEYHAKTSRWAVIYTTTDWWKTCTGNSSAFAANDPLWIANYNGSAGTLPAGWGFYTIWQYADSGAMAGDQDVFNGDYSRVQALANG
- a CDS encoding N-acetylglucosamine kinase, with the protein product MPSASAAAPAPTPAAPDRTRTGVVLGVEAGSTLVEAVVATVEGEVIGRGRSALANPTALPIPDVVAHLSDAVRQALGAVAPASVAGVVVGAAGILRYSRGSSAEALAKTWVDAGLTCPVSVVADAVTAFAAGTPRPSGSVLIAGVGSIAARVEGEEVTARIDGNGWLVGDDGSGFWIGRQAVRAVFAALDGRGEPTLLVPAVLATVTGDDVVPQSAEEQIAALRDAVYDGPPIALAALAPLVSAAASAGDRVAQRIVDRAVSLLMATATALTDDTPDEPLVLAGSLLTAPGPIGAEVQRRLADHHGDTPLIAAPGAVGAAWLAARVLDPDIDAAVHERLAARAGCAEE
- a CDS encoding GH25 family lysozyme, which gives rise to MSAPGIRSARTARRLTAAALALATAGAVLGPAAGGQAATSDAAPGAPVVHADPHPGYARTVSGTLVKVDTTRHTTPVHPTVATHPQLDHMGSTIPAHEPSARSAVRPAVAPNSVPQLPGIDISAYQGTLNWASIAPNIDFVYAKASEGTYYTNPDFYNQYVGPYDQGLIRGSYHFANPNDSGGATQADYFVDNGGGWSSDGLTLPGMLDIEYNPYGSECYGLNRSQMTSWIWDFVNEYAARTGVYPVIYSTTDWWNTCTSGDPGFANYDPLFIANYAASGGGPLPPGWGYYTFWQYADSGSEPGDQDVFNGPYSQLQVLARNG
- a CDS encoding N-acetylglucosamine kinase, whose product is MADPCVVGLDVGGSQSRAVLATAGGRTLGTGRAGGGNPTVLGAEAAVANIVAALKGALGEVPGERVEACVVGLAGVSTLMADPKAPHVLERAWADAGLVCRVRIVSDVTVSFAAGTPSPDGALLVSGTGAVAARMHDRLPARFRDGYGWLLGDEGSGFWIGRQAARAAIAAADGRRPMAALATAVLARLVDQDSVYREPAHQDPADQDSESIMTPDLPAGTTPDRSAGPDPRSRANATHPANPTDPINPTDPTDATTHATPTAAHPSARVRPAATGTLPLAASIGEGFTLRGRRRAAELVRAVAAQPAALASLAPLVMSAYELGDPAAVRIVAEAAEALVESLAGVAPAPGEPVVLGGSVLASRSPVFRAVAAAVGRRWPDSPVGLAADGAAGAAWLAARQLLGGERAAAGHAVFIGENHEFAEFS
- a CDS encoding ABC transporter permease; amino-acid sequence: MARSGVAVLRGADRAGPAAAGRAVHLLRGGGDRDEPAGRTALPDPRPESADLVIADFRRRRAGVAGLAFLVLIAIVALAAPLFISSKDMSAVYAPGTPRQAPSSHFLLGTDAYGRSMVAVTIWGARISLTVGLLATLLAVGIGALVGVAAGHFGGWLDTVLMRVTDWFLVLPVLVLATALAAVLTPGVGTVVVAIGVTAWPTTARVVRAQTLSVESRPYIERAKALGGGHWHVMRRHILPNVMPLMLAQATLTVSAAILTEATLAFLGLSDPTKVSWGTTLQLARAVGAVSAGDWWILLPPGFAIVVVALAFTLVGRALEQVLNPRLQEQT
- a CDS encoding ABC transporter substrate-binding protein, with the translated sequence MPNPNPRRRAFALAAALAGAVALSAPAAAASGPAQARARSSFSQTSDAQAAPASAAASGKTLTVATTGSIDSLSPFLAQRALPTQIHRLIYDFLTNYDASDDHAIGALATSWTTSTDKLTWTFTFRDGMKWSDGQPVTAADAAFTYNLMMTNDDAATANGNFVTNFAKVTATGNQLVITLKQPQSTMLALDIPIVPQHVWASHVADIATFNNDAQFPVVGDGPFILTGYQKDQYLTLDANPNYWRGKPGFDHLVFKFFKDADAEVEALKKGEVDFVSGLTPAQYDALKGQSGIATNNAQGKRFYALAMNPGATTTTGQAFGDGSPALQNQQFRQALMYAIDTKTLVAKTLGGYGTVGSGYIAPIFAAYHWAPDPATAYTYDPAKANQMLDAAGFKKGSDGMRTLPDGKPLKLRLMGETNRADDTQNVAYVADWLKAVGIATTTTVVDQGKLADTETAGTFDLAFDSWGENPDPDAVLSIQKCDGRPAAQGKNFNGDDFICDQDYDALYQKQITEYDPAARAADVKQMEQKLYTDAYINVLYYGNVLEAYRSDVIGSMDKQPQPNGLYWGQDGYWSLWSAKPVAASSSSSSSSSNTGLIVGIVIAIVVVGGGGALLLTRRRRGTTADERE
- a CDS encoding 3-carboxymuconate cyclase — protein: MKTKNALSIVGVVAGTFGAVAVTGPAAQAATSRAAGAARTTVYTETDAAAGNEVLAFHGDGTAAGRYATGGTGDGAGLGSQGAVTIADGGRTLFAVNAGSDSVSEFSVASSGALKLLGTYRTGTGPLSVAVHGNDVYVLGQNTVTAYWRFGSTLAQVAQRPLSAGTSGAAEVAVTPDGSALLVTEKGSSTLDVFALDYFGIPGAASGSASAGQTPFGFAFGRNGTAVVSNVGPGAGGSSASGYQVRHGALRTTTAALPDGQTAACWVTVGPDGRTAYVENAGSGTVSTYAVGSDGSLRLLDATAVSPGGHVGDATVSGGALWILDTKQGLIDDVALGADGTPHASSVVTSGIPASAAGLAAVTR